A stretch of the Vagococcus xieshaowenii genome encodes the following:
- the pth gene encoding aminoacyl-tRNA hydrolase: MKMIIGLGNPGKKYAPTKHNIGFITLDELASREKVSFNKNQFEGDIAELFLNGEKVLLVKPQTFMNESGRCVRPLMDYYQLNVEDIVVIYDDMDLPVGKIRLREKGSAGGHNGIKSLIQHLGTQNFKRIKIGINRPYSGQDVVSHVLSPFPKDTHEEMLLAVKTSADACEDWVAQNDFVGTMNRFNGRI, translated from the coding sequence ATGAAGATGATAATTGGACTAGGAAATCCTGGTAAAAAATATGCCCCAACTAAACATAATATTGGGTTTATTACATTAGATGAATTGGCTAGTCGTGAGAAGGTTAGCTTTAATAAAAATCAATTTGAAGGTGACATAGCAGAATTGTTTTTAAATGGTGAAAAAGTATTATTGGTAAAACCACAAACGTTTATGAATGAATCAGGACGTTGTGTGCGTCCATTAATGGATTATTATCAATTGAACGTAGAAGATATCGTTGTGATATATGATGACATGGACTTACCTGTAGGGAAAATTCGCTTACGTGAAAAAGGAAGTGCAGGTGGTCACAATGGTATCAAAAGTTTAATTCAACATTTGGGTACACAAAATTTCAAAAGAATTAAGATCGGTATTAATCGTCCTTATTCAGGGCAAGATGTGGTAAGTCATGTCTTAAGCCCATTTCCTAAGGACACGCATGAAGAGATGTTACTAGCAGTGAAGACATCCGCAGATGCATGCGAAGATTGGGTAGCACAAAATGATTTTGTAGGGACGATGAATCGCTTTAACGGCAGAATTTAG
- the mfd gene encoding transcription-repair coupling factor: MALLEKILASSKIRQWVERTNEPGNQLLVGLTNSAKTLAMAALYEKKKNKTVIVVPNVYQMGLVLEDLRHLFPDEQLFSFPIDEVTSAEMSIVSPEVMAEKIQALSFLASEKSGILVVPTAGFRRYLPAKTTWLSYEQTISVGMDIELPTFIEKLVLMGYRREGMITKPGEFSIRGSIIDIYPLTNANPYRIDLFDTEIDSLRMFDVETQRSLENITSFTLTPAVDVVVTNDELAHASESLRKKVLKQATVMTNPDDKGLFMAYFDEMATEWAQGYPTETIRQWLDLIYQEKLTLLDYLNPNDCLIFDDYARILEVEKELLVEEAEWQAMKLQEVRMLTDISFGKDIRQLVKQEIVSQSFLSLFQKGMGRMSFKEVVAFECRAMQQFFGQMPLLKEEVANWHKKKETVLILASDEEKSQKLLEMMEDYDIPVVVQHTGEIIEAQTQIRLGSLQNGFEWIDEKLVVVTEKELLKTVKRKRARRQTISNAERLRSYNELKVGDYVVHVNHGIGKYVGMETLVSGGVHQDYISILYQNNDKLFIPVTQLELIQKYVASESKTPKINKLGGSEWTKTKRKVAGKVEDIADDLIKLYAAREAERGFAFSPDDSLQKEFEDAFPYSETEDQLRSIQEIKKDMEKEKPMDRLLVGDVGYGKTEVAIRAAFKAVRDDKQVAILVPTTVLAQQHYETLVDRFRDFPVRVGLLSRFRSKKQQEETIEQLKKGQLDIVVGTHRVLSSDIEFQDLGLLVIDEEQRFGVKHKERLKQLRKQVDVLTLTATPIPRTLHMSMLGVRDLSVIETPPSNRYPVQTYVMEENFGAIRDGIEREMSRGGQVFYLHNRVDTIEQKVAELQALVPDARVAHAHGQMTEVQLENVLMDFIAGAYDVLVTTTIIETGIDIPNANTLFVENADHMGLSQLYQLRGRVGRSNRVAYAYFMHAPQKILSEVGEKRLQAIKDFTELGSGFKIAMRDLSIRGAGNLLGAQQHGFIDTVGFDLYSQMLEEAVARKQGKDTSEYRTSVEIDLELNAYLPETYISDERQKIEIYKRVRQLESREMYEELEGDLIDRFGEFPDEVVYLLTVGRIKMDGDRALIDSIRKTAQRLTIRLSKVGSKTYMVEDLFKALSATTLKSDMGQDGEHMVITLTIPNQMIEEIWLKELAKFVEALRKQRLTKTIST; the protein is encoded by the coding sequence ATGGCATTATTAGAAAAAATATTGGCTTCTTCCAAGATAAGACAATGGGTTGAACGAACCAATGAACCAGGCAATCAGTTGCTAGTAGGCTTAACCAATTCGGCTAAAACCTTGGCGATGGCTGCTCTGTATGAAAAAAAGAAAAATAAGACAGTGATTGTAGTACCCAATGTTTATCAAATGGGGCTAGTACTGGAAGACTTACGTCATCTCTTTCCTGATGAACAATTATTTAGTTTCCCAATTGATGAAGTGACATCGGCAGAAATGAGTATTGTTTCACCAGAAGTTATGGCTGAAAAGATTCAAGCACTCTCTTTTTTAGCGAGTGAAAAATCAGGTATCTTAGTAGTCCCAACAGCGGGTTTTCGTCGCTATTTACCAGCTAAAACAACCTGGTTATCTTATGAACAAACGATAAGTGTTGGCATGGATATTGAGCTTCCAACCTTTATTGAGAAACTTGTATTAATGGGTTATCGTCGTGAAGGCATGATTACTAAGCCAGGTGAGTTTAGTATCCGTGGGAGTATTATTGATATTTACCCGTTAACTAATGCGAATCCTTATCGTATTGATTTGTTTGATACGGAAATTGATTCGCTACGCATGTTTGATGTTGAGACACAACGCTCATTAGAAAATATAACGTCATTTACTCTAACGCCAGCAGTTGATGTAGTAGTAACAAACGACGAATTAGCACACGCATCTGAAAGCCTTCGTAAAAAAGTATTAAAACAAGCAACCGTCATGACAAACCCTGATGATAAGGGCCTGTTTATGGCTTATTTTGACGAAATGGCGACGGAATGGGCGCAAGGGTATCCAACTGAGACCATCCGTCAGTGGCTTGATCTTATCTATCAAGAAAAGTTAACGTTGCTTGATTATTTGAATCCAAACGATTGTTTGATTTTCGATGATTATGCACGTATTTTAGAAGTTGAAAAAGAATTGTTAGTTGAAGAAGCTGAGTGGCAAGCGATGAAACTACAAGAAGTCCGTATGCTAACGGATATTTCTTTTGGTAAAGACATCCGTCAGTTGGTAAAACAAGAAATAGTTTCACAATCATTTCTTTCTCTTTTCCAAAAAGGAATGGGACGCATGAGTTTTAAAGAAGTGGTTGCTTTTGAATGTCGAGCGATGCAACAATTCTTTGGCCAAATGCCACTATTAAAAGAAGAAGTTGCTAACTGGCACAAGAAAAAAGAAACAGTGTTGATTTTGGCTTCTGATGAGGAAAAGAGTCAAAAACTATTAGAAATGATGGAAGACTATGATATTCCAGTGGTTGTGCAACATACTGGTGAGATTATAGAAGCTCAAACGCAAATTCGTCTAGGTTCTTTACAAAATGGTTTTGAATGGATTGACGAAAAGTTAGTCGTTGTCACGGAAAAAGAGTTGCTTAAGACAGTTAAACGTAAGCGCGCACGTCGTCAAACCATTTCAAATGCAGAGCGTTTACGTAGCTATAATGAATTAAAAGTGGGCGACTATGTCGTTCATGTGAACCACGGAATTGGGAAGTATGTGGGGATGGAGACACTTGTTAGTGGAGGTGTTCATCAAGATTATATATCCATTTTGTATCAGAATAACGATAAATTATTTATCCCTGTGACACAATTAGAACTGATTCAAAAGTACGTTGCTTCAGAATCTAAAACACCTAAAATTAACAAGTTAGGTGGAAGTGAGTGGACTAAGACTAAAAGAAAAGTAGCAGGAAAAGTTGAAGATATAGCAGATGACTTAATCAAACTTTACGCCGCTCGTGAAGCAGAAAGAGGTTTTGCCTTTTCGCCAGATGATAGCTTGCAAAAAGAATTTGAAGATGCCTTCCCGTATTCTGAAACAGAAGATCAATTACGCAGTATCCAAGAAATTAAAAAAGACATGGAAAAAGAAAAACCAATGGATCGTTTATTAGTGGGTGACGTGGGTTATGGTAAAACAGAAGTCGCTATTCGTGCTGCCTTTAAAGCAGTTCGAGATGATAAACAAGTGGCGATTTTAGTGCCTACGACAGTTTTAGCACAACAGCATTATGAAACGTTGGTGGATCGTTTTAGAGATTTTCCAGTTCGTGTAGGTTTACTTAGCCGTTTTAGGAGTAAAAAACAACAAGAAGAAACGATTGAACAATTGAAAAAAGGCCAATTAGATATTGTAGTAGGTACTCACCGAGTATTATCAAGTGATATTGAGTTCCAAGATTTAGGCTTACTTGTAATTGATGAAGAACAACGCTTTGGGGTAAAACACAAAGAACGTTTGAAACAGTTGCGTAAACAAGTCGATGTCTTAACTTTAACTGCAACACCAATTCCAAGGACGTTACATATGTCGATGCTTGGTGTACGTGATTTATCGGTTATTGAAACACCACCATCAAACCGTTATCCCGTTCAAACTTATGTCATGGAAGAAAATTTCGGTGCGATTCGTGATGGAATTGAGCGTGAAATGTCACGTGGTGGTCAAGTCTTTTATTTACATAATCGCGTGGATACGATTGAACAAAAAGTGGCAGAGTTACAAGCACTAGTTCCAGATGCACGTGTGGCACATGCCCATGGTCAAATGACTGAAGTTCAGTTAGAAAATGTGTTAATGGACTTTATTGCAGGGGCTTATGATGTGTTAGTCACTACGACAATTATCGAAACAGGTATTGATATTCCTAACGCTAATACATTGTTCGTTGAAAATGCGGATCATATGGGCTTATCACAGTTGTATCAATTACGTGGTCGTGTCGGTCGTAGTAATCGAGTGGCTTATGCTTACTTTATGCATGCTCCGCAAAAAATATTAAGCGAAGTAGGAGAAAAACGTCTGCAAGCGATTAAAGACTTTACCGAACTAGGTTCAGGCTTTAAAATTGCGATGCGTGACTTGTCGATTCGTGGGGCAGGGAATTTGTTAGGTGCTCAACAACACGGATTTATTGATACAGTCGGCTTTGATCTATACTCACAAATGCTTGAAGAAGCAGTTGCACGTAAGCAAGGAAAAGATACTAGCGAGTATCGTACGTCTGTCGAAATTGACTTAGAGCTTAACGCTTATCTGCCAGAAACGTATATTAGCGACGAACGTCAAAAAATAGAAATATATAAACGGGTTCGACAATTAGAGAGTCGTGAAATGTATGAGGAGCTAGAAGGCGACTTGATTGATCGTTTTGGCGAGTTCCCAGATGAAGTGGTTTATTTATTAACAGTAGGTCGAATTAAGATGGACGGGGACCGAGCTTTAATCGATTCTATTCGTAAAACTGCTCAGCGATTAACCATTCGATTAAGCAAAGTTGGTTCGAAGACGTATATGGTTGAAGACTTATTTAAAGCCCTAAGTGCGACTACGCTTAAATCAGATATGGGACAAGATGGTGAACACATGGTGATAACTTTGACTATTCCTAATCAAATGATAGAAGAAATCTGGTTAAAAGAACTGGCTAAGTTTGTTGAAGCATTGCGTAAACAACGTTTGACTAAAACTATTTCAACCTAA
- a CDS encoding polysaccharide biosynthesis protein has product MKTTSKSTLLKGTVILSISAFLVKILSATYRVPFQNIVGDEGFYVFQQVYPIYGIASIMALEGLPLFISKLVAESDDNLSTLRQLNSIRRMIWLICLVFFFFFLIFATPLAELMGDTRLSSLIRVTAFLFLLVPNLALYRGYMQGKLMLEGTAISQLIEQVLRVMVIIASAIMLQKGLLENVYQIGVVASTGAIIGAAGAVMYITRVTRKENALISFEHVTEKVDNTRALWKRLLSEGGMICLYAALLVVFQLVDSFMMKNALVASGVSELEAKIIKGAFDRGQPLAQVGMVISTALVIGQLPNLMQLKKELGELYQTRFKQLMKLATIVGLAATVGLMALVPELNVGLFGDNKEVPAIRVFLVVVALMSVIQMLQVIAQTNHANKLLLKVSVIGIATKCLLSYPLIYWWGSIGASLSTLFGLMVILGCLYYKVYLKEAGSAIPYYLTHLVLLLVVMYLTVVGLRYAFHSLGMTDLFSERVSAILFAVTAAIIGGFLFCYGMIKTHLITKDEYEVFSVDKVIKKIKR; this is encoded by the coding sequence ATGAAGACAACATCAAAAAGTACGCTCTTGAAGGGGACTGTTATTTTATCTATCAGTGCATTTTTAGTTAAAATATTAAGTGCGACTTATCGCGTGCCATTTCAAAATATCGTTGGAGATGAAGGATTTTATGTTTTTCAGCAAGTGTATCCAATTTATGGGATTGCCAGTATTATGGCGCTTGAGGGGCTACCACTATTCATCTCTAAATTAGTAGCAGAGTCAGATGATAATTTGTCAACACTTCGTCAACTTAATAGTATTAGACGAATGATTTGGTTAATTTGTCTTGTTTTTTTCTTTTTCTTTTTGATATTTGCAACACCGTTAGCTGAATTAATGGGGGATACACGGTTATCATCGTTAATTCGTGTGACAGCATTCTTATTTTTGTTGGTGCCTAATCTAGCGTTATATCGCGGTTATATGCAAGGTAAATTGATGTTAGAAGGGACGGCTATTTCTCAACTAATCGAACAAGTCTTGCGAGTAATGGTCATTATCGCGAGTGCCATTATGCTCCAAAAAGGTTTGTTAGAAAATGTTTATCAAATAGGTGTTGTTGCATCAACAGGAGCGATTATCGGTGCAGCAGGTGCGGTTATGTATATTACGCGTGTTACGCGCAAAGAAAATGCATTGATTTCTTTTGAGCATGTCACAGAAAAAGTCGACAATACCAGAGCACTTTGGAAAAGACTTCTATCAGAGGGAGGAATGATTTGTTTATACGCCGCGTTATTGGTTGTTTTTCAACTAGTAGACTCCTTTATGATGAAAAATGCGTTAGTAGCTTCCGGTGTTTCCGAACTTGAAGCTAAAATTATTAAAGGTGCGTTTGATCGCGGTCAGCCACTAGCGCAAGTAGGCATGGTGATTAGTACGGCACTTGTAATTGGTCAATTACCCAACTTAATGCAATTAAAAAAAGAATTAGGCGAATTGTATCAAACAAGATTTAAACAATTAATGAAGTTAGCAACTATTGTTGGGTTAGCAGCAACGGTAGGATTGATGGCACTGGTGCCAGAGTTAAACGTGGGATTGTTTGGTGATAATAAAGAAGTGCCAGCCATTCGAGTGTTTCTTGTGGTTGTTGCATTAATGAGTGTTATCCAAATGTTGCAAGTGATTGCTCAAACTAATCACGCAAACAAATTATTATTAAAGGTGAGTGTGATAGGAATAGCGACTAAATGTTTGTTAAGTTATCCGTTGATTTATTGGTGGGGAAGCATCGGTGCAAGTCTATCAACATTGTTTGGATTAATGGTTATTTTAGGCTGTTTGTATTATAAGGTGTATTTAAAAGAAGCAGGATCAGCCATCCCCTATTATTTAACGCATCTAGTACTATTATTAGTGGTGATGTATCTTACGGTAGTTGGGCTACGTTATGCGTTTCACTCATTAGGTATGACAGATTTATTTTCTGAGCGGGTATCAGCCATACTCTTTGCTGTTACAGCAGCAATTATTGGAGGCTTTCTTTTTTGTTATGGTATGATAAAAACACACTTAATAACAAAAGATGAATATGAAGTATTTTCAGTAGACAAAGTAATAAAAAAAATAAAGAGGTGA
- a CDS encoding RNA-binding S4 domain-containing protein has protein sequence MRLDKFLKISRLIKRRSVAKEVADKGRISINDKLAKSSSKVALGDKLTIVFGNKTLEVKVLALHESTKKEDAALMYEIIQEIDTRENTNFD, from the coding sequence ATGCGTTTAGATAAATTTTTAAAAATTTCACGTTTGATTAAAAGGCGATCAGTTGCTAAAGAAGTCGCGGATAAAGGGCGCATTTCAATTAATGATAAATTAGCTAAATCATCCAGTAAAGTGGCGTTAGGAGATAAATTAACCATAGTTTTTGGGAATAAAACATTAGAAGTTAAAGTGCTCGCATTACACGAGTCGACAAAAAAAGAAGATGCTGCTTTAATGTATGAAATTATTCAAGAAATTGATACGCGTGAAAACACTAATTTTGATTAG
- a CDS encoding FtsB family cell division protein has protein sequence MEQLNNYHYDEDNHQQSNVTELATHYTKEQRRDFSDVQKQIIYRRRRMAIVGITSVLMLGFLGTTIIRNLSQISVLEKEYVSSLKEQSNLNDKQDLLSQEVELLNDPEYLAKLARQKLLISTDDETVYYIPKLEKKLQEDNKNNQ, from the coding sequence ATGGAACAATTGAATAATTATCATTATGATGAAGACAATCATCAACAATCTAATGTAACCGAGTTAGCAACCCATTATACGAAAGAGCAACGAAGAGACTTTAGTGACGTACAAAAGCAAATCATTTATAGACGACGCAGAATGGCCATCGTAGGTATTACTTCGGTGTTAATGTTAGGTTTTTTAGGTACCACTATTATCAGAAACTTAAGTCAAATTTCGGTTCTTGAAAAAGAATATGTCAGCTCTCTTAAAGAGCAATCAAATTTGAACGACAAGCAAGATTTGCTATCGCAAGAAGTGGAATTGCTTAATGATCCAGAATATTTAGCGAAATTAGCACGTCAAAAATTATTGATTTCAACTGATGATGAGACGGTTTATTACATTCCTAAATTAGAAAAAAAATTACAAGAAGATAACAAAAATAACCAATAA
- a CDS encoding S1 domain-containing RNA-binding protein — MSIEVGGKVSGKVSGITNFGAFIDLGEGKTGLVHISEVSNNYVKDINEVLTVGDAVDVKVMSVGTDGKIGLSIRRLLEGAEGSNNETASRPPRKPREERAPRKEYRKPAVQTVAKKQNFDDLMSDFMKDSEDRLLSLKRNTEGKRGGRGGRRS; from the coding sequence ATGTCGATTGAAGTAGGCGGAAAAGTATCGGGGAAAGTATCAGGGATTACTAATTTTGGAGCATTTATTGATTTAGGAGAAGGAAAAACAGGTTTAGTCCATATCAGTGAAGTTTCTAACAACTATGTAAAAGATATCAACGAAGTATTAACCGTGGGTGATGCTGTAGATGTTAAAGTAATGAGTGTTGGCACAGATGGAAAGATTGGTTTATCTATCCGTCGCTTATTAGAAGGAGCAGAAGGTTCTAATAATGAAACTGCTAGCAGACCTCCGAGAAAACCTAGAGAAGAACGCGCTCCTCGTAAAGAGTATCGTAAACCAGCTGTTCAAACAGTAGCGAAGAAACAAAATTTTGATGATTTAATGAGTGATTTCATGAAAGATAGTGAAGATCGTTTGTTATCATTAAAACGTAATACTGAAGGAAAACGTGGCGGACGCGGCGGACGCCGTAGCTAA
- the tilS gene encoding tRNA lysidine(34) synthetase TilS, with translation MSHLFYHFKGGEKMERAFRKIIEASRYWQKEDHVLIAVSGGVDSMVLLRLMERLPSNLSPGKIGVAHFDHQLRASSFDEAKAVAYYCKQHDLPYHRGIWDNQVIEDGVEASARKARYTFLLETARNYGYTTLLTAHHGDDQVETLLIKMIRGSSLPNMVGIRPVSYRDTIKLVRPLLSFNKETIQQWADQQSICFWEDESNKGDDYLRNRLRHHIVPQIAKEAPNYVEKWSDFSYQLHLANELIHESIQPVYEACLVNEADGIVLLDVEKWSELSQAKQYFVLTNYFQEELITKGGQLSQRQLQMMMKDLKVAGEQVWHLSNGWYVKKTYQFLKLSQKEQESPDKKEWLLSNVGQTIQVDNDEQFVLTKDSSEKNNPFELQVSPSWLPLRIRYIQEGDRLKLDALGHTKKVSRFFIDEKIPREERKKIPLVVNNQGEVIWIVGFRKSYLSIALETDKIFYKLTYSKNE, from the coding sequence ATGTCACACCTCTTTTATCATTTTAAAGGTGGTGAGAAGATGGAACGAGCGTTTAGAAAAATAATCGAAGCCTCTCGCTATTGGCAAAAGGAAGATCACGTCTTAATTGCTGTATCAGGTGGGGTAGATTCTATGGTTCTATTGAGATTAATGGAGAGGCTCCCGTCTAATCTTTCACCTGGTAAAATAGGCGTGGCTCATTTTGACCATCAATTAAGAGCGTCCTCTTTTGATGAAGCTAAGGCAGTCGCTTATTACTGTAAACAACATGACTTACCTTATCACCGAGGAATATGGGATAATCAAGTGATTGAAGACGGGGTAGAAGCGTCCGCTAGAAAAGCTAGATACACGTTTTTATTAGAAACAGCTAGGAATTATGGTTATACGACGTTATTGACTGCCCATCATGGTGATGATCAAGTGGAGACATTATTAATCAAAATGATTCGTGGAAGTTCTTTACCTAATATGGTAGGCATTCGACCTGTAAGTTATAGAGACACTATTAAATTAGTGCGTCCGTTACTGTCGTTTAATAAAGAAACAATTCAACAGTGGGCAGATCAACAGTCGATTTGTTTTTGGGAAGATGAAAGTAATAAAGGGGATGATTATTTAAGAAATCGTCTGCGTCATCATATTGTTCCTCAGATAGCTAAAGAAGCGCCCAATTATGTAGAGAAATGGTCGGATTTTTCTTATCAACTTCATTTGGCGAATGAGCTGATTCATGAAAGTATTCAACCAGTTTATGAAGCGTGTCTAGTCAATGAAGCGGACGGGATAGTGTTATTAGATGTTGAGAAATGGTCTGAATTATCGCAAGCAAAACAATACTTTGTGTTGACCAATTATTTTCAAGAGGAGTTAATCACTAAAGGCGGTCAGCTTTCACAACGACAATTACAGATGATGATGAAAGATCTAAAAGTAGCAGGTGAACAAGTTTGGCATTTATCAAACGGTTGGTACGTCAAAAAAACTTATCAGTTTCTTAAACTCTCGCAAAAAGAGCAAGAAAGTCCTGATAAAAAGGAATGGCTACTTTCTAATGTGGGTCAGACAATCCAAGTTGATAATGATGAGCAATTTGTATTGACAAAAGATAGTTCTGAAAAAAATAACCCATTTGAATTACAAGTAAGTCCGTCATGGTTGCCATTACGCATTCGTTACATTCAAGAGGGGGATCGTTTGAAGTTGGATGCATTAGGTCATACAAAGAAAGTTTCTCGTTTTTTTATCGATGAAAAGATTCCCCGAGAAGAACGCAAGAAAATTCCGTTGGTCGTTAATAATCAAGGAGAAGTCATTTGGATTGTCGGTTTTAGAAAAAGTTATTTGAGTATTGCTCTTGAAACTGATAAAATATTTTACAAGCTAACTTATTCAAAAAATGAGTAG
- the hpt gene encoding hypoxanthine phosphoribosyltransferase → MEKDIKKVLVSKEEIAQKTQELGSILTEEYKDTMPLVVGILKGAVPFMADLVREIKVPLEMDFMDVSSYGDAMVSSGEVKIVKDLNTNVMGRDVLIVEDIIDSGRTLKYLVELFIYRQAKSVKIVTLLDKPEGRAVELDADYAGFLVPNEFVVGYGLDYKENYRHLPYVGVLKEEIYES, encoded by the coding sequence TTGGAAAAAGATATTAAAAAAGTACTAGTAAGTAAAGAGGAAATTGCACAGAAAACACAAGAATTAGGGTCAATTTTAACAGAAGAATATAAAGACACGATGCCATTAGTCGTAGGTATTTTAAAAGGCGCAGTTCCTTTTATGGCTGATTTGGTTCGTGAAATCAAAGTACCTTTAGAAATGGACTTCATGGACGTTTCAAGCTATGGGGATGCTATGGTATCTTCAGGAGAAGTAAAAATTGTGAAAGATTTAAATACTAACGTGATGGGTCGTGACGTGTTAATCGTCGAAGACATTATCGATAGCGGACGTACATTAAAATATTTAGTAGAACTATTTATTTATCGTCAAGCCAAATCAGTGAAAATTGTGACACTTCTAGATAAGCCTGAAGGTCGCGCTGTTGAATTAGACGCAGATTATGCTGGCTTCTTAGTACCAAACGAATTTGTCGTTGGTTACGGACTAGATTACAAAGAAAATTACCGTCATTTGCCATATGTTGGCGTTTTAAAAGAAGAGATTTATGAGTCATAA